The following proteins are co-located in the Telopea speciosissima isolate NSW1024214 ecotype Mountain lineage chromosome 9, Tspe_v1, whole genome shotgun sequence genome:
- the LOC122639499 gene encoding glutaredoxin-C9-like, which produces MQQAIPYRTWLPVSPSGSPIGLGGGASIVNGGLEISPPRGGGGIDVNGLVSGNAVIVFGRRGCCMCHVVKRLLVGLGVNPAVYEVDEKDESCVVDELNSIAAAAAADVPEKPQFQFPAVFIGGKLFGGLDRLMNAHISGELIPILKKAGALWL; this is translated from the coding sequence ATGCAACAAGCTATTCCATACAGGACATGGTTGCCGGTGTCGCCGTCCGGCAGCCCAATTGGGCTGGGAGGAGGAGCGTCGATTGTTAATGGTGGACTAGAAATTTCACCACCAAGAGGAGGTGGAGGAATTGATGTGAATGGATTGGTATCAGGGAACGCGGTGATAGTGTTTGGGAGGAGAGGTTGTTGTATGTGTCATGTGGTGAAGCGCCTGTTAGTTGGGTTAGGAGTAAACCCAGCTGTGTATGAGGTGGATGAGAAAGATGAGTCTTGTGTTGTTGATGAATTGAACTCCatagctgctgctgctgctgctgatgtgCCAGAGAAGCCACAGTTCCAGTTTCCTGCTGTGTTCATTGGAGGGAAGCTTTTTGGAGGTTTGGATCGCCTTATGAATGCTCATATATCTGGAGAGCTCATTCCCATCTTGAAGAAGGCAGGAGCTTTGTGGCTTTGA
- the LOC122638696 gene encoding uncharacterized protein LOC122638696, whose translation MVANAYRIKETSVQAIADLLASGFTGQLKRWWDYVLTNNQRNDILTAVQTTEDGVIIIENGRVVEDAINTLIFNITKYFLGDPSRLKDRSSEQLKNLRYRKLHDFKGYKDIFMTKVLTREDANSPFWKEKFITGLPSVFSEKIKQRLRKENNGEIPYQNLTYGDLINTIHEEGIALCTDLKLAKQMKKENKSYKELGGFCEQYGFPVPKPPSNKKDKKHKKHFKNKRIFRDKYSKEPTKEFYTKPRYSKKKRFQSKKPQEETRDKPSTSFEKRKCFNCGKLGHIAKYYKAAKKVSLLNLDQETQQKLFKIFAESDSDSDDSEDEIFYDVNQINQDTKSNSDYEPDAVACNCVTNAINKYSSSKEYSETKSIGMIKQSFFDAIEQIADVQVRKQCLEEARQALEENKERQ comes from the coding sequence ATGGTAGCTAATGCCTACCGCATAAAAGAAACCTCAGTCCAGGCCATCGCTGATCTCCTGGCTTCAGGATTCACCGGTCAACTCAAAAGATGGTGGGACTATGTCCTAACCAACAACCAAAGAAATGATATCCTAACCGCCGTTCAGACTACTGAAGACGGGGTGATTATCATAGAAAATGGCAGAGTTGTTGAAGACGCTATCAATACCTTAATTTTCaatataacaaaatatttctTAGGAGACCCATCTAGGTTAAAAGATAGGTCCTCTGaacaattaaaaaatttaagatACAGGAAACTACACGACTTCAAGGGGTACAAAGACATCTTCATGACGAAGGTGTTAACAAGGGAGGATGCAAATTCTCCATTTTGGAAAGAGAAGTTCATAACTGGACTTCCAAGTGTCTTCTCTGAGAAGATCAAACAAAGacttagaaaagaaaacaatggtGAAATCCCATACCAAAACCTAACTTATGGAGATTTAATAAACACCATTCATGAAGAGGGCATTGCCCTTTGCACAGACCTCAAATtagcaaaacaaatgaaaaaagaaaataagtctTACAAAGAACTAGGAGGATTCTGTGAACAATACGGATTCCCAGTTCCCAAACCTCCTTCAAACAAGAAggataaaaaacacaaaaaacactttaaaaacaaaagaatcttCAGAGATAAATACTCTAAAGAACCAACAAAAGAATTTTATACCAAACCCAGGtattcaaagaaaaagaggTTCCAATCTAAGAAACCCCAAGAAGAAACCAGGGATAAACCCTCAACAAGTTTTGAGAAAAGAAAGTGTTTTAACTGTGGCAAATTGGGCCACATCGCAAAGTACTACAAGGCAGCCAAGAAGGTTAGCCTGCTAAACCTTGACCAAGAAACTCAACAAAAATTATTCAAGATTTTCGCCGAGTCTGACTCAGACTCAGATGACTCAGAAGATGAAATCTTCTATGATGTCAATCAAATTAACCAAGACACTAAGTCCAACAGTGACTATGAACCTGATGCAGTTGCATGCAACTGTGTCACGAATGCCATAAATAAATATTCTTCCTCTAAAGAATATTCAGAAACCAAAAGCATCGGAATGATTAAGCAATCATTCTTTGATGCAATTGAACAAATAGCTGACGTCCAAGTCAGAAAACAATGCTTAGAAGAAGCCAGACAGGctttagaagaaaacaaagaaaggcaATAA